The Bradysia coprophila strain Holo2 chromosome X unlocalized genomic scaffold, BU_Bcop_v1 contig_12, whole genome shotgun sequence genome window below encodes:
- the LOC119067560 gene encoding putative uncharacterized protein DDB_G0286901: MHTLQHTLQTRHINNMQSVNKIHSTRISLNDRFTIIQTVQPNAAAASPRRRRSQSANSRIRSSPKSSLQNRRLLEQLDQKHMMRTALRLKKKSLRSNLPLRQRLNTQMKNRIMKRGLTATTLSVGPGGRLKRANSLRNIGTMQADLVGGGNLRRSNSALNLAGRLGVRGQAGGPNTRRRLIRNNVATQRSRSRSRSRTRPNLIRSNSQTNLRRSNSKQSLATQKRSNSQVRGRSASRQRPRLQRSNSRKNLNTGLRNRGNVAGANRRVGINGRLGVKQTQLLARNVQRGRIIKRRNSTANGKNGNIGTVGRNGARQRVARSRTRVAQSNPRNRSASRGRTGRQPNNNNFAPNNQQNNRSRQNGRGRGGGRSRSRGRPGRPNAGAATKQPVKTKEELDKELDQYMVNTKSNEIDIFMG; this comes from the exons ATGCACACTCTACAACACACACTACAAACGCGACACATCAACAACATGCAGTCggtcaacaaaattcattcaacaagAATATCACTAAACGACCGTTTTACCATCATTCAAACGGTTCAACCAAATGCAGCTGCAGCATCACCTCGGCGACGTCGCTCACAGAGTGCTAACTCCAGAATCCGATCGTCACCGAAATCATCGCTACAAAATCGCAGATTATTGGAACAATTGGATCAGAAGCATATGATGCGTACAGCATTGCGAttgaaaaaa AAGAGTTTAAGGTCCAATTTACCGCTACGTCAACGGTTGAACACCCAAATGAAGAATCGGATTATGAAGCGGGGACTAACAGCAACGACCTTAAGTGTTGGACCAGGAGGTCGTTTGAAGCGAGCAAACAGCTTGAGAAATATTGGAAC AATGCAAGCCGATTTAGTTGGAGGCGGAAATTTGAGACGATCAAATTCCGCATTAAATCTTGCCGGACGACTGGGAGTCCGAGGCCAAGCGGGCGGACCGAATACCCGTCGTCGTTTGATACGAAATAATGTTGCTACCCAACGTTCACGTTCACGATCACGATCACGAACCCGTCCAAATCTTATCAGATCGAATTCCCAGACGAATTTACGTCGCAGCAATTCAAAACAGTCGCTGGCTACACAGAAACGTAGCAATTCGCAGGTGCGCGGACGCAGTGCTTCTCGACAACGACCACGTTTACAGCGATCGAACAgccgaaaaaatttgaatactgGCCTACGAAATCGCGGCAATGTCGCTGGCGCTAATCGACGAGTTGGTATTAACGGACGCCTGGGCGTTAAGCAAACACAATTGCTAGCCCGCAATGTACAACGTGGTCGTATAATAAAGCGACGGAATTCGACTGCCAATGGAAAGAATGGGAATATCGGGACAGTGGGCAGGAATGGAGCCAGACAACGTGTGGCGCGATCAAGAACTAG GGTAGCACAGTCAAATCCGCGTAATCGGTCTGCATCGCGAGGAAGAACTGGACGGCAaccgaacaacaacaactttgcaCCAAACAATCAACAGAATAATCGATCCAGGCAGAATGGACGTGGACGAGGTGGTGGCAGATCACGCAGCCGTGGAAGACCAGGACGACCAAACGCTGGTGCAG CCACCAAGCAACCGGTTAAAACGAAAGAAGAGTTGGACAAGGAACTGGATCAGTACATGGTGAACACGAAAAGCAATGAGATTGACATTTTTATGGGATAG